The following coding sequences lie in one Thermodesulfobacteriota bacterium genomic window:
- a CDS encoding cob(I)yrinic acid a,c-diamide adenosyltransferase, whose protein sequence is MDGKPRILIFTGEGKGKTTAALGIVLRASGHGFRILVIQFIKSNPSVGELKALRDLPGVEVLQMGSGFTPPADDPAFVEHRKAAENALGVVLKALQSKRYDLIVLDEICTAIAKGLVEEDRVIELLRVGDEKVCLVLTGRGATPGLIEEADTVTEMLCLKHGLREGWRAQRGIEY, encoded by the coding sequence ATGGACGGAAAGCCGCGCATCCTGATCTTTACGGGCGAGGGGAAGGGGAAGACGACAGCGGCCCTGGGAATCGTCCTCAGGGCCTCTGGCCATGGGTTTCGGATCCTTGTGATCCAGTTTATCAAATCGAACCCATCGGTCGGCGAATTAAAAGCCCTTAGAGACCTTCCAGGAGTGGAGGTCCTCCAGATGGGAAGCGGTTTTACGCCGCCGGCCGATGATCCAGCCTTTGTTGAACATCGCAAAGCCGCAGAGAATGCTCTGGGAGTGGTTCTCAAGGCGTTGCAGTCGAAGCGATACGATTTGATCGTTCTGGACGAGATCTGCACCGCCATCGCCAAGGGATTGGTGGAGGAGGATCGGGTGATCGAACTCCTCCGAGTGGGTGACGAGAAGGTCTGTCTCGTTTTGACCGGAAGGGGGGCGACCCCGGGATTGATCGAGGAGGCCGACACCGTGACCGAGATGCTTTGCCTCAAACACGGTTTGCGAGAGGGTTGGAGGGCCCAGCGGGGGATCGAATATTGA
- a CDS encoding cobyric acid synthase, translated as MADHEHGGNLRELGRLSGRSEKDILDFSANINPLGPPEWFRPLISSRLSSIVHYPDPECSLLKAAIADRYGVRGEEVLAGNGSSEIIYLLPRALPFSRALIPVPTYADYAKAVILTGKPIEKIVLEEEEGFKLDLSVLDSKLIGDEIVFLGQPNNPTGFVLPPEAIRDLATRHPSTFFIVDESFLDFVDEVESLIKDRPPNVIVLRSLTKFYALPGLRLGFAIAEKGLIDEMKKLQPPWSVNALAQAVGEKALKDDAFIGQTRMYVRKEREFLFDELLSLPGVTVYPGRANFLLVRIDRKGMNAHRLFRALLSSGITIRVCANFEGLDERFFRVAVRRREENLKLLDALKKEMGFPSVFVSKRKRTPAVMFQGTGSNAGKSVLAAAMCRILLQDGYRPAPFKAQNMSLNSFVTRDGGEMGRAQVVQAQACRIDPDVRMNPILLKPSSDTGSQVILNGRPVGHMEVSRYIEFKPEAFEAAKKAYDSLAEEFDVIVLEGAGSPAEVNLKHHDIANLRMAEYARAPVILVGDIDRGGVFASFIGTLEVLTEWERRLIAGFVINRFRGQKDLLDPAMKYTQAHTGLPFFGIVPYLQDLKLPEEDSVEFKSGGLDMPPKPEAVEIAVIDLPHISNFTDFDPFRIEPDVFLRIVRSPKDLDHPDVLILPGSKSVVNDLRYLRKSGLEEKIIGLAREGRTEIVGLCGGLQMLGERIEDPLGVESNEKTVPGMGLLPIRTTMAAQKTLLRVEGQHLASGLRIQGYEIHHGETDFRFLTPLVRRDDGEVIGGAIGEGQIWGTYLHGIFDADGFRRWFIDRLRVRRGLPPLGKICAYYDLEPALERLAEVVRRSLRIDEIYRVMGLK; from the coding sequence ATGGCGGACCATGAACACGGAGGAAATTTGAGGGAGCTAGGCAGGCTCTCGGGTCGGTCCGAAAAGGATATTCTCGACTTTTCGGCCAACATCAACCCCTTGGGGCCTCCGGAATGGTTTCGTCCCCTGATCAGTTCTCGGTTGAGTTCGATCGTCCACTATCCCGATCCGGAATGCAGCCTCCTCAAGGCCGCCATCGCTGATCGATATGGTGTGAGAGGGGAAGAGGTCCTCGCGGGAAATGGCTCCTCCGAGATCATCTACCTTCTTCCCCGGGCTTTGCCCTTCTCGAGGGCCCTCATCCCCGTTCCGACCTACGCGGATTATGCCAAAGCGGTGATTTTGACGGGAAAACCCATAGAAAAGATCGTCCTTGAAGAGGAAGAAGGTTTCAAACTCGATCTCTCCGTGCTCGATTCGAAGCTCATCGGAGATGAGATCGTCTTTTTAGGACAGCCTAACAACCCCACCGGATTCGTCCTTCCACCCGAGGCGATAAGAGACCTGGCAACGAGGCATCCCTCCACCTTCTTTATCGTGGACGAAAGCTTCCTTGACTTTGTGGACGAGGTGGAAAGCCTCATCAAAGATAGACCTCCCAACGTCATCGTCCTTCGTTCCCTCACAAAATTTTATGCCCTCCCGGGTCTGAGACTCGGCTTTGCCATCGCAGAAAAGGGTTTGATCGATGAGATGAAGAAGCTTCAGCCTCCCTGGTCGGTCAACGCCCTTGCCCAGGCCGTGGGCGAGAAAGCGCTCAAGGACGACGCCTTTATCGGCCAAACCAGGATGTACGTCCGTAAGGAACGGGAATTCCTTTTTGACGAATTGCTTTCACTGCCCGGAGTGACGGTCTATCCGGGAAGGGCCAATTTCCTTCTGGTGCGGATCGATCGAAAAGGTATGAATGCCCATCGTCTCTTCCGGGCCCTGCTCTCCTCCGGCATCACCATCCGTGTCTGCGCCAACTTCGAAGGACTGGATGAGCGATTCTTCCGCGTAGCGGTGAGGAGAAGGGAGGAGAACCTTAAGCTCCTCGATGCCCTGAAGAAGGAGATGGGTTTCCCCTCCGTATTTGTTTCGAAACGGAAGAGGACGCCTGCCGTCATGTTCCAAGGTACGGGTTCCAATGCGGGAAAGAGCGTGCTCGCCGCGGCCATGTGCCGAATCCTCCTCCAGGACGGATACCGACCCGCGCCCTTCAAGGCCCAGAACATGTCGCTCAACTCCTTTGTGACGCGCGACGGTGGAGAGATGGGGAGGGCCCAGGTGGTGCAGGCCCAGGCCTGCCGGATCGATCCGGATGTCCGGATGAACCCGATCCTTCTCAAACCGAGCTCCGACACGGGATCCCAGGTCATCCTCAACGGAAGGCCCGTCGGCCATATGGAGGTCTCCCGGTACATCGAATTTAAACCGGAGGCCTTCGAGGCCGCCAAGAAGGCCTACGACTCATTGGCTGAAGAGTTTGACGTCATCGTCCTCGAGGGAGCGGGAAGCCCGGCCGAGGTCAACCTCAAGCACCACGACATCGCCAACCTGAGGATGGCCGAATATGCCCGAGCACCGGTCATCCTCGTGGGAGATATCGACCGGGGTGGGGTCTTCGCCTCCTTCATCGGGACCCTCGAGGTCTTAACAGAGTGGGAGCGGCGGCTGATCGCCGGTTTCGTGATCAACCGTTTCCGGGGCCAGAAGGATCTCCTCGACCCGGCAATGAAATATACCCAGGCACACACAGGGCTTCCCTTCTTCGGCATCGTCCCCTATCTCCAAGATCTGAAATTGCCCGAAGAAGACTCGGTCGAGTTCAAGAGCGGAGGCCTCGACATGCCTCCTAAGCCCGAAGCCGTGGAGATCGCCGTGATCGACCTGCCCCACATATCCAATTTCACCGACTTCGACCCCTTCCGAATCGAACCCGATGTCTTCCTCCGGATCGTTCGATCGCCAAAAGACCTCGATCACCCTGATGTCCTCATCCTCCCGGGAAGCAAAAGCGTGGTGAACGATCTGAGGTATCTCCGGAAGAGCGGGCTCGAGGAGAAGATCATCGGCCTGGCGAGGGAGGGAAGAACGGAGATCGTGGGTCTCTGCGGCGGGTTACAGATGTTGGGCGAGAGGATCGAAGACCCCTTAGGGGTCGAATCGAACGAGAAAACCGTTCCGGGGATGGGTCTCCTCCCCATCCGAACCACCATGGCGGCCCAGAAGACGCTCCTTCGCGTCGAAGGGCAACACCTCGCCTCGGGCTTGAGAATCCAGGGTTACGAGATCCACCATGGAGAGACCGATTTTCGCTTCCTCACGCCCCTCGTAAGGCGTGACGATGGCGAGGTGATCGGAGGCGCAATCGGGGAAGGGCAGATCTGGGGGACCTACCTCCACGGGATCTTCGATGCCGACGGGTTCAGACGCTGGTTCATCGACCGTTTGCGCGTACGCCGGGGCCTCCCTCCCCTCGGAAAAATCTGTGCCTATTACGATCTGGAGCCGGCGTTGGAGAGGCTTGCAGAGGTCGTCCGTAGGAGTTTGAGGATCGACGAGATCTACAGGGTGATGGGGCTTAAATGA